A portion of the Manduca sexta isolate Smith_Timp_Sample1 chromosome 20, JHU_Msex_v1.0, whole genome shotgun sequence genome contains these proteins:
- the LOC115449580 gene encoding SH3 domain-containing kinase-binding protein 1 isoform X6, with the protein MSVGVQDRCRAVYSYQPANPDELPLCVGDVLEVLGEVEEGWWQGRRQGRVGVFPSNFVVMLDPPQPAPPFEPAPALPPKPVKELCRVLFPYTAVNEDELTLAEGDVVTIVSKDAPDRGWWRGELHGRVGLFPDNFVQLLPTVTAEVEEKKPDRPPPKTSNSIYPALNKHFEKTASVKELTTSKISSTHKENTLSKESSTQSTVTLSTKTESEKLIHNETVVDGTLDGQVKKPPVPLKKSPTPISSVGGLLSGLKNKMLSSTDKEKEKSSSTTVSSGSSSGGEWDRPDGAASSKPTTNAATTAATTTSTTTTTITNSSSATFDHIERNSILNDPRAGRVKAPRRRPPSQTLRDDTPQQIGLSNGHEVVEKPPSDKAEEIKPRTREWEKHKAPWMEELKLNQAKKTSFGADGKSRSVSGSTDKASSGSTDRILDCGLEERKTSTHSMEMSKSTSSITSRMTVLENFEETKVRHSLDSKKETTSSRDAEPNFSKPVHSPTAAGRTLLSMLEEIKKPPAPPPPASPPPAPPAHPPPAAPARVLPDLDSVHRTDKQQEVTSTTKTSSIFEKSTTLERVEKLDEKLPERPTSILSGEKTMSNTLERRLHSAKVERNTSEGTDALIAQLNSRISNLEKLLELQNTMFKTAIDELNSKLKVEAEKRQELKVQLDKLSQCVMQV; encoded by the exons AT GTCTGTGGGCGTGCAGGACCGATGTCGCGCCGTGTACAGCTACCAGCCAGCTAACCCGGACGAGCTGCCTCTGTGCGTTGGTGACGTGTTGGAGGTCCTCGGAGAG GTAGAAGAGGGCTGGTGGCAAGGCAGGCGGCAGGGCCGTGTCGGAGTGTTCCCCTCAAACTTTGTTGTGATGTTGGACCCGCCGCAGCCAGCGCCTCCCTTCGAACCGGCGCCTGCGCTACCTCCTAAACCTG TAAAGGAGCTGTGCCGCGTGCTGTTCCCGTACACGGCGGTGAACGAGGACGAGCTGACGCTGGCGGAGGGCGACGTGGTGACGATCGTGTCGAAGGACGCTCCCGACCGCGGCTGGTGGCGCGGCGAGCTGCACGGACGCGTCGGACTCTTCCCGGACAACTTCGTGCAGCTGTTGCCCACAG TAACAGCAGAGGTGGAAGAGAAGAAGCCGGACCGACCGCCGCCCAAAACGAGCAACTCTATCTATCCTGCACTGAATAAACACTTCGAGAAAACGGCCTCAGTCAAAGAACTAACCACGTCTAAAATTAG TAGCACGCACAAAGAGAACACGCTGAGTAAGGAGTCCAGCACGCAGAGCACCGTCACGCTCTCCACAAAGACCGAGTCGGAGAAGCTCATACACAATGAGACCGTCGTCGACGGCACCTTGGACGGACAG GTGAAGAAACCCCCGGTGCCATTAAAGAAGAGTCCCACGCCCATATCGAGTGTAGGAGGGCTGCTTAGCggattgaaaaacaaaatgttatcaTCAACTGATAA AGAGAAAGAGAAGTCCTCGTCGACGACAGTGTCTAGCGGCAGCAGCAGCGGCGGCGAGTGGGACCGGCCCGACGGCGCCGCCTCCAGTAAGCCTACCACCAACGCCGCCACCACCGCCGCTACCACCACCAGCACCACTACCACCACCATCACCAACTCCAGTTCTGCCACCTTTGACCACATTGAACGCAATTCTATACTGAACGATCCGAGAGCTGGCAg AGTGAAGGCGCCGCGGCGCCGTCCTCCCAGCCAGACGTTGCGGGACGACACACCCCAGCAAATTGGACTTAGCAATGGGCACGAAG TTGTAGAAAAGCCGCCGAGCGACAAAGCCGAAGAGATAAAGCCGCGCACGCGCGAGTGGGAGAAGCACAAGGCGCCGTGGATGGAGGAGCTGAAGCTCAACCAGGCCAAGAAGACCAGCTTCGGAGCGGACGGCAAGTCCCGCTCCGTGTCGGGCTCCACTGACAAGGCCAGCAGCGGCAGTACGGACAG AATTTTAGATTGCGGGCTGGAAGAAAGAAAAACTTCAACACATTCAATGGAAATGTCTAAAAGCACATCATCTATCACGAGCCGAATGACAGTTTTAGAAAATTTCGAGGag ACGAAGGTGCGTCACTCGCTGGACTCGAAGAAGGAGACGACGTCATCGCGCGACGCGGAACCAAACTTCAGTAAGCCCGTACACTCGCCCACTGCCGCAG GTCGTACTCTCCTGTCTATGCTGGAAGAGAtcaagaagccgccggcgccgccgcccCCCGCGAGCCcgccccccgcgccgcccgcacacccgccgcccgccgcgccggcGCGCGTCCTGCCCGACCTAGACAGCGTCCACAGGACCGACAAACAACAAGAAGTCACCTCCACCACTAAAACATCAAGCATATTCGAAAAGTCCACCACTCTCGAAAGAGTTGAAAAACTAGACGAGAAACTACCCGAGCGGCCTACGAGTATACTCAGCGGCGAAAAAACTATGTCGAACACGCTGGAGAGGCGACTGCACTCCGCGAAAGTGGAAAGGAACACGAGCGAAGGCACCGACGCACTCATCGCGCAGCTCAATAGCAGG ATATCAAATCTAGAGAAACTTCTAGAACTACAAAACACAATGTTTAAGACTGCGATAGATGAGCTCAACTCGAAGCTGAAGGTCGAGGCTGAAAAGCGACAGGAATTGAAAGTGCAGCTAGACAAACTATCTCAATGTGTGATGCAAGTGTAG
- the LOC115449580 gene encoding CD2-associated protein isoform X3, giving the protein MKYKKKPNRLIPLDRSVGVQDRCRAVYSYQPANPDELPLCVGDVLEVLGEVEEGWWQGRRQGRVGVFPSNFVVMLDPPQPAPPFEPAPALPPKPVKELCRVLFPYTAVNEDELTLAEGDVVTIVSKDAPDRGWWRGELHGRVGLFPDNFVQLLPTVTAEVEEKKPDRPPPKTSNSIYPALNKHFEKTASVKELTTSKISSTHKENTLSKESSTQSTVTLSTKTESEKLIHNETVVDGTLDGQVKKPPVPLKKSPTPISSVGGLLSGLKNKMLSSTDKEKEKSSSTTVSSGSSSGGEWDRPDGAASSKPTTNAATTAATTTSTTTTTITNSSSATFDHIERNSILNDPRAGRVKAPRRRPPSQTLRDDTPQQIGLSNGHEVVEKPPSDKAEEIKPRTREWEKHKAPWMEELKLNQAKKTSFGADGKSRSVSGSTDKASSGSTDRILDCGLEERKTSTHSMEMSKSTSSITSRMTVLENFEETKVRHSLDSKKETTSSRDAEPNFSKPVHSPTAAGRTLLSMLEEIKKPPAPPPPASPPPAPPAHPPPAAPARVLPDLDSVHRTDKQQEVTSTTKTSSIFEKSTTLERVEKLDEKLPERPTSILSGEKTMSNTLERRLHSAKVERNTSEGTDALIAQLNSRISNLEKLLELQNTMFKTAIDELNSKLKVEAEKRQELKVQLDKLSQCVMQV; this is encoded by the exons ATGAAGTACAAAAAGAAACCGAATAGACTTATTCCATTGGACAG GTCTGTGGGCGTGCAGGACCGATGTCGCGCCGTGTACAGCTACCAGCCAGCTAACCCGGACGAGCTGCCTCTGTGCGTTGGTGACGTGTTGGAGGTCCTCGGAGAG GTAGAAGAGGGCTGGTGGCAAGGCAGGCGGCAGGGCCGTGTCGGAGTGTTCCCCTCAAACTTTGTTGTGATGTTGGACCCGCCGCAGCCAGCGCCTCCCTTCGAACCGGCGCCTGCGCTACCTCCTAAACCTG TAAAGGAGCTGTGCCGCGTGCTGTTCCCGTACACGGCGGTGAACGAGGACGAGCTGACGCTGGCGGAGGGCGACGTGGTGACGATCGTGTCGAAGGACGCTCCCGACCGCGGCTGGTGGCGCGGCGAGCTGCACGGACGCGTCGGACTCTTCCCGGACAACTTCGTGCAGCTGTTGCCCACAG TAACAGCAGAGGTGGAAGAGAAGAAGCCGGACCGACCGCCGCCCAAAACGAGCAACTCTATCTATCCTGCACTGAATAAACACTTCGAGAAAACGGCCTCAGTCAAAGAACTAACCACGTCTAAAATTAG TAGCACGCACAAAGAGAACACGCTGAGTAAGGAGTCCAGCACGCAGAGCACCGTCACGCTCTCCACAAAGACCGAGTCGGAGAAGCTCATACACAATGAGACCGTCGTCGACGGCACCTTGGACGGACAG GTGAAGAAACCCCCGGTGCCATTAAAGAAGAGTCCCACGCCCATATCGAGTGTAGGAGGGCTGCTTAGCggattgaaaaacaaaatgttatcaTCAACTGATAA AGAGAAAGAGAAGTCCTCGTCGACGACAGTGTCTAGCGGCAGCAGCAGCGGCGGCGAGTGGGACCGGCCCGACGGCGCCGCCTCCAGTAAGCCTACCACCAACGCCGCCACCACCGCCGCTACCACCACCAGCACCACTACCACCACCATCACCAACTCCAGTTCTGCCACCTTTGACCACATTGAACGCAATTCTATACTGAACGATCCGAGAGCTGGCAg AGTGAAGGCGCCGCGGCGCCGTCCTCCCAGCCAGACGTTGCGGGACGACACACCCCAGCAAATTGGACTTAGCAATGGGCACGAAG TTGTAGAAAAGCCGCCGAGCGACAAAGCCGAAGAGATAAAGCCGCGCACGCGCGAGTGGGAGAAGCACAAGGCGCCGTGGATGGAGGAGCTGAAGCTCAACCAGGCCAAGAAGACCAGCTTCGGAGCGGACGGCAAGTCCCGCTCCGTGTCGGGCTCCACTGACAAGGCCAGCAGCGGCAGTACGGACAG AATTTTAGATTGCGGGCTGGAAGAAAGAAAAACTTCAACACATTCAATGGAAATGTCTAAAAGCACATCATCTATCACGAGCCGAATGACAGTTTTAGAAAATTTCGAGGag ACGAAGGTGCGTCACTCGCTGGACTCGAAGAAGGAGACGACGTCATCGCGCGACGCGGAACCAAACTTCAGTAAGCCCGTACACTCGCCCACTGCCGCAG GTCGTACTCTCCTGTCTATGCTGGAAGAGAtcaagaagccgccggcgccgccgcccCCCGCGAGCCcgccccccgcgccgcccgcacacccgccgcccgccgcgccggcGCGCGTCCTGCCCGACCTAGACAGCGTCCACAGGACCGACAAACAACAAGAAGTCACCTCCACCACTAAAACATCAAGCATATTCGAAAAGTCCACCACTCTCGAAAGAGTTGAAAAACTAGACGAGAAACTACCCGAGCGGCCTACGAGTATACTCAGCGGCGAAAAAACTATGTCGAACACGCTGGAGAGGCGACTGCACTCCGCGAAAGTGGAAAGGAACACGAGCGAAGGCACCGACGCACTCATCGCGCAGCTCAATAGCAGG ATATCAAATCTAGAGAAACTTCTAGAACTACAAAACACAATGTTTAAGACTGCGATAGATGAGCTCAACTCGAAGCTGAAGGTCGAGGCTGAAAAGCGACAGGAATTGAAAGTGCAGCTAGACAAACTATCTCAATGTGTGATGCAAGTGTAG